One segment of Odocoileus virginianus isolate 20LAN1187 ecotype Illinois unplaced genomic scaffold, Ovbor_1.2 Unplaced_Scaffold_21, whole genome shotgun sequence DNA contains the following:
- the OR10A7 gene encoding olfactory receptor 10A7 yields MICENHTQVTEFILRGFTNNPEMQVSLFVLFLVIYTVTLLGNFLIVTVTSMDPALQTPMYFFLRNLSLLEVCFTLVMVPKMLVDLLSPRKSISFVGCGTQMYFFFFFGSSECFLLSMMAYDRFVAICDPLRYSVVMNRSLCLWMAVGSWMSGVPVSMLQTAWLMAHPFCGPSTIDHFFCDGPPVLRLVTEDTTMYEMQALTSTLLFIMFPFSLILVSYTRIIKTILMMPSATSRKKAFSTCSSHLIVVSLFYGTASLTYLRPKSNQSPESKKLVSLSYTVITPMLNPIIYSLRNNEVKAAVKRMITVKVLQKLDVL; encoded by the coding sequence ATGATCTGTGAAAATCACACCCAAGTGACTGAATTTATTCTTCGTGGTTTTACAAACAACCCTGAGATGCAAGTTTCcctctttgttttgttcctgGTCATCTATACAGTCACTTTGTTGGGTAACTTCCTTATTGTCACAGTTACCAGTATGGATCCTGCTCTTCAAACacccatgtacttctttctcagGAACTTGTCACTTCTTGAAGTTTGTTTCACCTTGGTCATGGTGCCAAAGATGTTGGTAGATCTACTATCCCCAAGGAAAAGCATCTCTTTTGTAGGCTGTGGTACCCAGatgtacttctttttcttctttggcagCTCCGAATGTTTCCTCCTCTCTATGATGGCTTATGATCGCTTTGTGGCCATCTGTGATCCTCTCCGCTATTCAGTCGTAATGAATAGGTCCCTATGTTTGTGGATGGCTGTAGGCTCTTGGATGTCCGGTGTTCCCGTGTCTATGCTACAGACAGCTTGGCTGATGGCCCATCCCTTCTGTGGACCGAGCACCATAGACCACTTCTTTTGTGATGGCCCCCCGGTGCTGAGACTAGTCACCGAGGATACAACCATGTATGAAATGCAAGCACTCACCTCCACACTACTATTTATCATGTTTCCCTTTTCCCTCATCTTGGTCTCCTACACTCGCATTATTAAAACCATTCTGATGATGCCATCTGCTACCAGTCGCAAGAAGGCATTCTCCACTTGTTCATCTCACCTCATCGTGGTATCCCTTTTCTACGGAACAGCCAGCTTGACCTACCTACGGCCCAAATCCAACCAGTCTCCTGAGAGCAAGAAGCTAGTGTCATTGTCCTACACTGTCATCACACCGATGTTAAACCCCATCATCTACAGCCTAAGGAACAATGAAGTGAAGGCGGCAGTCAAGAGAATGATCACTGTAAAAGTCTTGCAGAAGTTAGATGTGCTTTGA